Proteins found in one Pelmatolapia mariae isolate MD_Pm_ZW linkage group LG7, Pm_UMD_F_2, whole genome shotgun sequence genomic segment:
- the LOC134631801 gene encoding filamin-C-like has translation MQQADDWLGVPQVIAPEEIVDPDVDEHSVMTYLSQFPKAKLKPGAPLKPRQLFPNKAKAYGPGIEPHGNKVLQPAVFTVETLEAGSGEVLVYVEDPEGHKEEAKVKPNNDKNRTYTVTYVPKVEGVHKVKVLFAGQDIDKSPYTVNVAKALGDPSKVQARGPGLEPTGNVANKPTYFDIYTAGAGNGDVSVVIVDPQGKKDTVELILENKGDSVFRCTYRPVLEGPHKIHVLFAGQEIPKSPFTVNIAEAPTVAPPKGAPLPITPQSVRTPPGAKGATGAPPPKPGRPTINPNACRATGRGLQPTGVRVKEVADFKVFTKGAGSGALSVSVKGPTGAEEQVKVRDVGNGVYECEYYPLKPGKYTVTITWGGQPIPRSPFEVQVGAEAGFQKVRAWGPGLKTGMVGKSADFVVEAIGTEVGTLGFSIEGPSQAKIECDDKGDGSCDVRYWPTEPGDYAVHVICDDEDIKDSPFMAHILPAANDVFPEKVKAYGPGLKPTGVIVNKPAEFTVDARMAGKGQLKIYAQDAEGSTIDIKITDRGDGTFHCVYTPVKPIKHTIIITWGEVNVPSSPFRVLVGEGSHPDRVKVYGPGVEKTGLKANEPTYFTVDCSEAGQGDISIGIKCAPGVVGPAEADIDFDIIKNDNDTFTVKYTPPGPGRYTIMVLFADQEIPVSPFKVKVDPSHDAGKVRAEGPGLNKTGVEVGTPTHFNIYTKGAGKAKPEVHFAASGPGEAVRDFEIIDNHDYSYTVKYTALQQGNMTISVTHGGDPIPKSPFHITVSPAMDIGKVKVEGLDTKVEVGKDQEFTVNTKDAGGQGNVGVKMTSPSGRPIPCKLESDKAKGAHSVKYIPPEEGQYKVDVSYDGNPVMGSPFGVEAVMPADPSKVRAFGPGLKGGVVGKPAPFTIDTKGAGAGGLGLTVEGPCEAKIECQDNGDGTCSVAYLPTEPGEYAINILFAEQHIPGSPFKAAVRPAFDPSKVTASGPGLERAKAGEPATFTVDCTRAGDGELTIEIVSETGVKAEVHIQKTAEGTFSVTYIPPFHGTHTITIKYGGHVIPHFPKVLQVEPSVDTTGVHVYGPGVEPRGVLREVTTHFIVDARALNKVGGNHVKVHIINPSGTNTDTYITDKGDGTYRVEYTAFEDGMHLIEVLYDDAPVPKSPFRVSVVEGCDPTRVRAFGPGLEGGITNKPNCFTVETRGAGTGGLGLTIEGASEAKISCKDNKDGSCSVEYVPFTPGDYDVNINYGGHPIPGSPFRVPVKDPVDPSKVKCSGPGLGAGVRAHVPQTFTVDCTKAGQAPLDVKLYGPTGTVEPVGVKNNGDGTHTVHYTPAQDGPYTVAVKYADQEVPHSPFKVMSQPGHDASKVRASGPGLDTKGVPASLPVEFTIDARDAGEGLLTVQILDPEGKPKNATIQDNRDGTYTVSYVPDSTGPYTITIKYGGDEIPYSPYRIQSLPTGDASKCRVTVSIGGHGVSSLQKLQTSEDTVITVDAKAAGKGKVTCKVLTPQGMEVDMDVVENHDGTFDIYYTAPEPGKYVITIRFGGQNIPKSPFHVMATNEPVVPRDTVDPLFRPVNFLVPFTPQQGEITGEVRMPSGKTARPHITDNKDGTITIKYQPTEKGLHEMDIKYDGNHIPGSPLQFFVDAVNSGVVTAYGPGLSYGMVNKAATFTVVTKNAGEGGLSLAVEGPSKAEITCKDNKDGTCTVSYLPTAPGDYNIIVKFDNKHIPGSPFTAKITGDDSITRTSQLNVGTAADVSLKIAETDLSSLTASIRAPSGNEEPCLLKRLPNRHLGISFTPKEVGEHEVSVRKNGMHVANSPFKIMVGQSEIGEASRVKAFGKGLVEAHTFEMAEFFVDTRNAGYGGLALSIEGPSKVDINCEDVEDGTCRVTYCPTEPGSYTVNIKFAEKHIPGSPFTVKVTGEGRIKESITRKRQASSIASVGSTCGLNLKIPGNWFQMVSAQERLTRTFTRSSHTYTRTERTEISKIRGGETKREVRVEESTQVGGRGSPFRDVFGDFLGRESLSSFAGITARPEVESGSQAMTAQVTSPSGKTVDADIVDGGSSTYSVRFIPQEIGPHTVNVKYRGQHVPGSPFQFTVGPMGEGGAHKVRAGGPGLERGVAGAPSEFSIWTREAGAGGLSIAVEGPSKAEISFEDRKDGSCGVSYIVKEPGDYEVSIKFNNEHIPDSPFIVPIATLSDEARRLTVTSLQEKDLKVNQEASFMVQRNSARGVVDAKVHTPSGSSEECYVTELDSDKSAIRFIPRENGVHSIDVKFNGCHIPGSPFKVRVGDPGLIGDPGMVTAHGPGLQGGTTGVPSEFVVKTCNAGSGTLSVNIDGPSKVKMDCRECPEGYKITYTPMAPGNYLITIKYGGPQHIVGSPFKAKITGPRLSGGHSLHETSSVLVETVTKTSKVGGAYSSSSSTTSSKMTSDASKVVCRGTGLSKALVGQKNNFTVDCSKAGTNMLMVGVHGPHAPCEEVYVKHMGNKLYNVTYTVKDKGSYTVIVKWGDDNVPGSPYKVAVP, from the exons ATGCAACAGGCTGATGACTGGCTGGGTGTGCCACAG GTGATTGCCCCCGAGGAAATTGTCGACCCAGATGTGGACGAGCACTCGGTGATGACCTACCTGTCTCAGTTCCCCAAGGCAAAACTGAAGCCTGGAGCTCCTCTCAAGCCCAGACAGCTTTTTCCAAACAAGGCCAAAGCCTATGGACCAG GCATTGAGCCTCATGGAAACAAGGTACTGCAACCAGCTGTGTTCACTGTGGAAACTCTGGAAGCTGGCAGTGGTGAAGTCCTGGTCTACGTGGAGGATCCAGAGGGACACAAAGAGGAG GCAAAAGTAAAACCcaacaatgacaaaaacagaaccTACACTGTCACCTATGTTCCTAAAGTTGAGGGAGTTCACAAG GTGAAAGTGTTGTTTGCAGGCCAGGACATTGATAAGAGCCCGTACACGGTGAATGTGGCAAAAGCTTTGGGGGACCCGAGCAAAGTCCAGGCCAGGGGACCAGGTCTGGAGCCCACAGGCAATGTGGCAAACAAACCCACATACTTTGACATCTACACAGCTG GTGCTGGTAATGGCGATGTCAGTGTGGTCATCGTCGATCCTCAAGGCAAAAAGGACACGGTGGAGCTCATCCTGGAAAACAAAGGGGACAGTGTTTTCCGTTGCACCTATCGTCCTGTTCTGGAGGGCCCTCACAAGATTCATGTGCTCTTCGCAGGCCAGGAGATCCCCAAGAGCCCTTTTACTGTCAACATCGCAGAGG CTCCAACTGTTGCTCCTCCCAAGGGAGCGCCACTGCCGATAACTCCTCAGTCAGTGCGCACCCCTCCTGGAGCGAAGGGTGCGACGGGGGCTCCTCCCCCAAAACCTGGCCGTCCAA CCATAAACCCAAATGCTTGCAGAGCTACTGGCAGAGGGCTTCAGCCTACAGGTGTGAGAGTAAAGGAGGTTGcagacttcaaagttttcaCCAAGGGAGCCGGCAGCGGCGCACTGAGCGTCTCAGTCAAAGGACCAA CTGGAGCAGAGGAGCAAGTGAAAGTGCGAGATGTGGGGAACGGCGTGTATGAGTGTGAATATTACCCCCTTAAACCTGGTAAATACACAGTCACCATCACCTGGGGAGGCCAGCCCATCCCACGCAG CCCTTTCGAAGTTCAGGTGGGTGCGGAGGCAGGTTTTCAGAAGGTGAGGGCCTGGGGTCCTGGTCTGAAGACTGGCATGGTGGGAAAATCTGCTGACTTTGTGGTAGAGGCCATTGGCACTGAAGTTGGAACTCTGG GCTTCTCGATTGAAGGCCCATCACAAGCTAAAATTGAGTGTGATGATAAGGGCGATGGCTCCTGTGACGTACGCTACTGGCCCACCGAGCCCGGTGACTATGCTGTCCATGTCATTTGTGACGATGAAGACATCAAGGACAGCCCCTTCATGGCTCACATTCTGCCCGCAGCCAATGATGTTTTCCCTGAAAAG GTGAAAGCTTATGGTCCAGGCCTGAAGCCGACTGGCGTCATTGTGAACAAACCGGCTGAATTCACTGTTGACGCCCGCATGGCTGGGAAGGGTCAACTCAAGATCTACGCACAG GATGCTGAAGGCTCCACCATAGACATCAAGATCACTGACAGGGGAGATGGCACATTTCACTGTGTATACACTCCTGTCAAGCCCATTAAacacaccatcatcatcacctgGGGCGAGGTCAATGTGCCCAGCAGCCCCTTCAGG GTGCTGGTTGGAGAGGGTTCTCATCCAGACAGAGTCAAGGTCTATGGGCCCGGAGTAGAGAAGACGGGGCTCAAGGCTAACGAGCCAACATACTTCACTGTGGACTGCAGTGAGGCTGGGCAAG GGGACATCAGCATTGGAATAAAATGCGCCCCGGGGGTGGTTGGGCCTGCCGAGGCTGACATCGACTTTGACATCATCAAGAATGACAATGACACCTTCACTGTCAAGTACACTCCACCCGGTCCAGGCCGATATACCATCATGGTGCTGTTTGCAGATCAG GAAATTCCAGTAAGTCCGTTCAAAGTGAAAGTGGATCCTTCCCACGATGCTGGAAAGGTGAGAGCAGAAGGTCCTGGCCTCAACAAGACAG GTGTGGAGGTGGGCACTCCAACCCACTTCAATATCTACACAAAGGGAGCTGGCAAGGCCAAGCCTGAGGTGCATTTTGCTGCGTCAGGCCCAGGAGAGGCAGTTCGTGACTTTGAGATCATCGATAACCACGATTACTCCTACACTGTCAAGTACACGGCTCTTCAACAG ggcAACATGACAATATCCGTGACTCACGGAGGAGATCCCATTCCCAAGAGCCCTTTCCACATCACAGTGTCGCCAGCTATGGATATAGGAAAAGTGAAAGTGGAGGGATTAGATACCA AAGTGGAGGTTGGAAAGGATCAGGAGTTCACAGTTAACACAAAGGACGCTGGTGGGCAGGGCAACGTAGGTGTGAAGATGACCTCGCCCTCCGGCCGACCAATCCCGTGCAAGCTGGAATCAGACAAAGCCAAAGGCGCTCACAGTGTGAAGTATATTCCCCCAGAAGAGGGGCAGTACAAGGTTGATGTCAGCTATGATGGGAACCCTGTGATGGGAAGCCCTTTTGGGGTTGAAGCAGTAATGCCTGCTGATCCATCAAAG GTGCGAGCCTTCGGCCCAGGTCTGAAGGGAGGGGTTGTGGGTAAACCGGCTCCATTCACTATTGACACAAAGGGAGCCGGTGCAGGTGGGCTCGGCCTGACGGTGGAAGGTCCCTGCGAGGCAAAAATTGAGTGCCAAGACAACGGTGACGGCACATGCTCAGTCGCCTACTTGCCCACTGAGCCCGGCGAGTACGCCATCAACATCCTGTTTGCAGAGCAGCACATTCCAGGCTCTCCCTTCAAAGCTGCAGTCCGCCCAGCCTTTGACCCCAGCAAGGTGACGGCTAGTGGGCCCGGTCTAGAGAGGGCCAAGGCAGGTGAACCAGCGACCTTTACTGTGGACTGTACTAGAGCAGGCGACGGCGAGCTCACTATCGAGATTGTGTCAGAGACTGGGGTTAAGGCGGAAGTGCACATCCAGAAAACGGCTGAAGGCACCTTTTCTGTCACATACATCCCACCTTTCCATGGCACACACACCATCACGATCAAGTACGGCGGCCACGTGATTCCCCACTTTCCAAAGGTCCTGCAGGTCGAGCCCTCTGTTGACACCACAGGTGTTCACGTCTACGGGCCTGGAGTGGAGCCCAGAG GTGTTCTCAGAGAAGTCACAACCCACTTCATTGTGGATGCGCGCGCCCTCAACAAGGTTGGAGGAAATCACGTGAAGGTTCACATTATCAACCCCTCTGGCACCAATACAGACACCTACATTACTGACAAGGGAGACGGCACCTACAGAGTGGAATACACGGCGTTTGAGGACG GGATGCATCTGATTGAAGTGCTGTATGATGACGCGCCGGTGCCTAAGAGTCCCTTCAGAGTGTCTGTGGTGGAGGGATGTGATCCAACCCGGGTCCGTGCCTTTGGACCGGGTCTGGAGGGAGGAATAACCAACAAACCAAACTGTTTCACCGTGGAGACCAG GGGTGCTGGTACAGGAGGCTTGGGTCTGACCATCGAAGGAGCCTCAGAGGCAAAAATATCCTGCAAGGACAATAAAGATGGCAGCTGCAGTGTGGAATATGTGCCCTTCACTCCTGGAGACTACGATGTGAATATTAACTACGGAGGTCACCCGATCCCCGGCAGTCCGTTCCGTGTGCCAGTTAAGGATCCCGTGGATCCCAGCAAAGTAAAGTGCTCAGGTCCAGGTCTGGGCGCTGGAGTGAGAGCCCATGTTCCACAGACTTTCACTGTGGATTGCACcaaggctggacaggccccacTGGATGTCAAACTCTATGGCCCAACAG GGACCGTGGAGCCTGTTGGTGTGAAGAATAACGGTGATGGAACCCACACAGTTCACTACACTCCAGCCCAGGATGGCCCGTACACTGTAGCAGTCAAATATGCTGACCAGGAAGTCCCACACAG TCCATTCAAGGTAATGTCTCAGCCTGGGCACGATGCCAGTAAAGTACGTGCCAGTGGCCCTGGTCTCGATACCAAAGGTGTGCCCGCTAGCTTGCCTGTTGAGTTCACCATTGACGCTCGTGACGCTGGAGAGGGACTGCTCACTGTGCAGATTCTG GACCCAGAGGGAAAGCCAAAGAATGCAACCATCCAGGACAACAGGGATGGCACATACACTGTCTCCTATGTGCCTGACTCTACTGGCCCCTACACTATCACCATTAAATATGGAGGAGATGAGATTCCTTACTCCCCATACCGCATCCAGTCTCTGCCCACAGGAGATGCCAGCAAATGTCGCGTCACAG TTTCTATTGGAGGACACGGCGTGT CAAGTCTGCAAAAGCTGCAGACCTCTGAGGATACAGTTATAACAGTGGATGCCAAGGCTGCTGGGAAAGGCAAGGTGACCTGCAAGGTTCTGACCCCACAGGGGATGGAGGTGGACATGGATGTGGTGGAAAACCACGATGGCACCTTTGACATTTACTATACAGCACCTGAACCTGGGAAATATGTAATTACCATCCGCTTTGGGGGACAAAACATCCCTAAAAGCCCCTTCCATGTGATG GCCACAAATGAGCCAGTCGTTCCCCGGGATACTGTGGATCCTCTCTTCCGTCCCGTTAACTTTCTCGTCCCCTTCACACCACAGCAAGGCGAAATCACAG GTGAAGTGCGGATGCCTTCTGGCAAGACTGCTCGCCCACACATCACTGACAATAAGGATGGCACAATCACTATTAAGTACCAGCCCACAGAGAAAGGCCTGCACGAAATGGACATCAAATATGATGGAAACCACATACCAG GAAGCCCTCTGCAGTTCTTTGTGGATGCAGTGAACAGTGGAGTGGTGACTGCTTATGGCCCAGGTCTGAGTTATGGCATGGTCAACAAGGCTGCCACTTTCACAGTGGTCACGAAGAATGCAGGAGAAG GTGGTCTGTCGCTAGCAGTGGAGGGCCCCTCCAAGGCTGAGATCACCTGCAAGGACAACAAAGATGGCACCTGCACTGTGTCCTACCTGCCCACAGCACCCGGAGACTACAATATCATTGTCAAATTTGACAACAAGCACATTCCTGGCAGTCCCTTTACTGCCAAGATCACTG ggGATGACTCCATAACCAGAACATCCCAGCTGAATGTCGGCACCGCGGCCGATGTGTCCCTAAAGATCGCAGAAACTGATCTGAGCTCTCTGACTGCCAGTATCAGAGCCCCATCTGGCAACGAAGAGCCGTGCCTACTTAAGAGACTGCCCAACAGACACCTCG GCATCTCTTTCACTCCTAAGGAGGTTGGTGAGCATGAAGTGAGCGTTAGGAAGAATGGCATGCATGTGGCCAACAGTCCTTTCAAAATCATGGTTGGCCAGTCAGAGATTGGTGAGGCCAGCAGGGTGAAGGCTTTCGGTAAAGGCCTGGTGGAGGCACACACTTTTGAAATGGCTGAATTCTTTGTGGATACTAGGAACGCAG GTTACGGAGGTCTGGCACTGTCAATTGAGGGTCCGAGCAAAGTGGACATCAACTGTGAAGATGTGGAGGATGGGACTTGCAGGGTGACCTACTGCCCAACAGAGCCTGGAAGTTACACTGTTAACATCAAGTTTGCAGAAAAGCACATCCCAG GAAGTCCTTTCACAGTGAAGGTGACCGGAGAGGGAAGGATCAAGGAGAGTATTACTAGGAAGAGACAGGCCTCATCCATTGCGTCAGTGGGAAGCACATGTGGTCTTAACCTTAAGATCCCAG GAAACTGGTTCCAGATGGTTTCAGCTCAGGAGAGGCTAACGAGGACATTCACTCGCAGCAGCCACACTTACACCCGCACCGAACGCACAGAGATCAGCAAAATCCGCGGTGGAGAGACCAAGAGGGAAGTACGAGTGGAGGAGAGCACTCAGgtgggaggaagaggaagtcCATTCAGAGATGTTTTTGGAGACTTTCTAGGCAGAGAGAGTCTCAGCAGCTTCGCTGGCATCACTGCCAGACCTGAGG TTGAGAGTGGTTCCCAGGCCATGACAGCTCAGGTGACCAGCCCCAGTGGGAAAACAGTGGACGCTGACATCGTGGATGGAGGCAGCAGCACCTACAGTGTGCGTTTCATCCCTCAGGAAATCGGACCCCACACAGTCAACGTCAAGTACAGAGGCCAGCACGTCCCCGGTAGCCCCTTCCAGTTCACCGTGGGTCCCATGGGGGAGGGTGGAGCACACAAGGTCCGCGCAGGAGGTCCCGGGCTGGAGAGAGGCGTTGCTGGAGCGCCtt CTGAATTTAGTATCTGGACCAGAGAGGCAGGTGCTGGTGGCCTGTCCATTGCCGTAGAGGGGCCCAGCAAGGCTGAAATCTCATTTGAGGACAGAAAAGATGGTTCCTGCGGTGTCTCCTATATAGTGAAAGAACCAG GTGACTACGAGGTGTCAATCAAGTTCAACAACGAGCACATCCCTGACAGCCCCTTCATCGTTCCGATTGCTACACTGTCAGACGAGGCCCGCAGGCTCACTGTCACAAGCCTTCAG GAGAAAGACTTGAAGGTGAACCAAGAGGCATCTTTCATGGTGCAGCGCAACAGTGCCCGAGGTGTGGTTGATGCCAAGGTCCACACCCCCTCTGGCTCTTCTGAGGAATGCTATGTCACCGAGCTTGACAGCG ACAAGAGTGCAATCCGCTTCATTCCACGAGAGAACGGAGTTCACTCCATAGATGTCAAGTTCAATGGATGCCACATTCCTGGGAGCCCATTCAAAGTGCGAGTGGGAGATCCAGGGCTTATTGGAGACCCTGGCATGGTGACTGCACATGGCCCTGGACTGCAAGGGGGAACCACAG GTGTACCCTCAGAGTTTGTGGTCAAAACCTGTAACGCAGGCTCTGGCACTCTGTCGGTCAACATCGACGGGCCGTCCAAGGTCAAGATGGACTGTCGGGAGTGTCCTGAAGGCTATAAGATCACCTATACACCCATGGCACCCGGCAACTATCTCATCACCATCAAATACGGCGGGCCACAGCACATAGTGGGCAGCCCTTTCAAAGCCAAAATCACAG GCCCGAGGCTTTCTGGGGGACACAGCCTCCACGAGACCTCCTCCGTCTTGGTCGAAACGGTTACCAAAACATCCAAAGTGGGTGGTGCTTACAGCTCCTCCTCTTCTACCACCTCATCCAAAATGACGTCAGATGCTAGCAAGGTGGTTTGTCGTGGAACAGGGCTGTCCAAGGCTTTGGTTGGGCAGAAAAACAATTTTACTGTCGACTGCAGCAAAGCAG